The nucleotide window GctcaaataaaattgaaataaacagTGTTATCAATCACAGATCGCAGAAAATAGCGATTTGTTCGGGACTCTGCTACACTATAGTGCTATAATGCTGCTATTGTTGTTATGAaacaacactttgtactaaatagcataTTATGGAACAATAGCGATTTGTTTAAATTCCCCTACGACGAAGgcactatttgacaacactggaaATAACAGAGACAAAATTCGGACTAGGGTTTACCTTGGAAGAATTAAGCTCGGGTGTATTTGAGTTGAAACCTACAAGGAAGCAGGATTCCTGGCTTCCACCCTTCTGTGGATTCAAGGTTATGGACGCAGAGAGACACAAAGCCTTTCCAAATGAAGATACTGATTCAATAACATTTTGAAATTCAGCCTAACAGAAAGAAAAGTAATAATATGTTAGTTTATTGTAAGAAGAACATTAAGTATCACATTTCATGAATTGGAGAGAGAAGGTAGAAGAAGCCAGTTTCACCTGAAGCTGCCAGTTTGTCAGTTCCAAAGGATCCAAGAGTTCAAAAACTCGCATATGACCATCTGAATATGCAGCAACCTATGGTGTTCATAAAAATGTAAACCAGTGTAAATCAATAGTATTTACTTTCAAGCATTCTTACAGGATTTAATGTGAAAAGTATGGCACATAGATGTAAAATGTTACGATCaatcaaatatatgttattaCTAATGGTCATTGGCTAcatttgaaatttgttttttttttttaaataaaaacttaaaaaactaacCATTTTCAAACGAGTCGAAGAGATTCCAAATTGAACATCAAGGACTTTGCTCGCACTGCTTCCTAAGGTTTTGCGAACTTTCCACTGAAGAGGCTGTGAATctatttaaacaaatttaaaatttaggtTTTCAGCATTGACGgaataaaatttatgaaaagcTGAGAGCTTTTTAACTGAAATGTTAATGAAGAAAATGTGACACAAGACAAGTAAATGAAGAAACCGAATCAATGATACCTTCCACAATCTCTTCCAACAATGAGACAATTCCATCAGCGGAAACACATGCAACTGCATCACCATACTCTGGTGGAAACCAAACTATCTTCACAATGTTTCCTTCATGAACCTTGACagtttaagaagaaaaaaatataaatgtaaaaatCACTGAGAGAAGCACAAGAGCTGAGCAACTTAGGcactgtttggataaacagtttaATTAAGCGCTTACAGAATAATCCTATATCATATAAGACCTGTTTGATACAGctctttcttaaaaataaaaaaagaaaaaaaaaaaaaaaaaacactcaaaaaaaatatgctCACTTTAGAAAGTTTTCATCTCTTTGTTAAGGCTTTTTGAAAAGATGATAAACTGAAAGAAATAAATCTAAAAGGTGCTTCAAATGAGAAGTTGCTTTTAGAAGCATTTCATGAAAATCATTTCTgtgaagtgttttttttttttaaaagaagtgATTTTCACTACGGTAGACAAACACGAAACAGCTTCTGCTTTTcctaaaaatatcttatgaataatttctaaataattattgaatatcaatagataagctcaaataagttcATCCAAGCATGAGCTGAGCAGCTCAAATAAAGACTTAGGCATTGCTTTGAATCTTGATAGACAATTTAAGTAAACActtatagcataaacacttatcatatGAGTCGTTAGGTgagctatttttataacaaaacataaaataaagaccGTGtatggataaacagcttatttgcagcttagCACAAACATTTATCATGATAATTCCTCAGTATATCAACTGTTTCTATagcataagataaaaaaaaaaagttaaattgtttccgtatatgttataaattgttttcataaactatcttgaagaacttatgaaaataagctgaaaactgTTTAttatcatgaaaataaaaaaaataaaaaaaaatagaattgaattgaatatgaaagtgaccttagatttgaaagaagagCGAAGAGagttagaagaagaagaaggaggatcCTTAAAATCGAATATTTGAAAAGTGGCATCAGTGGAACCAGTAGCGAGTCTCGTAGAAGAGTAATTCCATGATGAACAAGTTGTGCCGTTATCAAGACTCAACAATTCCTTCGCCATAGTTAAGAAGTTAAgaacaaatttcaaatcaagttATTGGTTGCAACACATTTATGACAAAATTAGAGTGGTGGTTGAAGAGGGTTCGCACTTCGCAGGTTGGAGGCTGAACGGTGCAGATTTTGAAAAGGGGTTTTGGGTTTGAACGAACACTTGAACTCAGTTAGGATTTTTTGTTAGAGTTTTTTTCTAACAAATGGGTCAACCCGGCCCGAGAATATTTTATTGGAGTttccttttacattttttatatatatatgttggttagagctcacacattttaaacgAAGAGAAGTGGAGTGCCCGGAATTCGTACCCCTACCccatataatatgtaatatcctaccaactgaactaaattcaaggaaatatatatttttttaattaaataaatcatccaataaatatttataatttcgTTTTTAGTCTCTGAAAAAATTGCTCTTTTTAATtggtaacatttttctttagcattttaaggataaaaaaatgTTCAGGGTGATATTTACAgggattaaaaatattaatggaaaattttacatgaattaaaaagtatgattttgtTGGAACTAAgaacaaaattttaataattcttttatCATACTATGGATTcttgaaaataactttttatgaaTTTATCTATTAAGACCGTTTGTTTTGTCCTGATTTTACCAATTTGAAGTGTTTTTCTCGATCTAGATTGGTAAATCTTAAGAGGAGTAATTTAAGTTCGATTAATATGTGAAAGTGTCTTAGAAAATATAAGTTAAAAGTGTGTTGACCACACTCCACTATAGAGTAAGTCATACTTATTATAGATAAGTGATCAAATATCTCAAGGCATAATCATGATTGAAATCATTATAGAGAAAGTCAAACAACTCTTGTAGAAACAATAGCAGTATTTTAAGTCTTTTAAGCAAAAATATGTGTTTTTGGGAAAATCCAAATGATTAATTACATAAATAGTATAATTCAAGTTATCTAGAGCGATGTACTATATCAAAAAGCTCAATATCAAAAGACCCACACTCTTCAACATCCCAAGCTTCTTACAATTATTGACTTTGGTACTGAACTTACACACTGCCTCAATAACTTGTGAGGAAAGTCACAATTTACAAGTTAAAACCATGACTTCCAATTCACAATGTTAGGAAAGCAGATGTTCCTCAAATGTAGTTCTCTGTTACAAACAATATAAATGCTCAAAATTGGCATAGCTGCTGAAACTATACTTGATGCTAGTTATACCAAAACGAAAATGAGAGCAATAAGATAACATCAGAAGACGATTTTTGCTTCTTCCATTTGTAACTTGTAAACAGCTTCCAAAAATCTCGTGATTGGTTGTCTAAGTTTCCACAGCGGATAGATAGTCTGTAAATTCTTCAAGTCTGCAAATCAAATTGAGAATAATGAAGTAAGATGCAAAAAATATTGCGAAAAATTCTGTTGATTCACAATTTGACAGCAAGACAGACATAGACAACTAACTGGCTAAAGTCAACTGCTTAATGTCGAATGTGTTATGTTATGTGTGGACATCAGGAAGAAATTCCAGAGAAAGCAATGACTAGGTTGCAAACAAAATAAGCTTCTAGAAACACCCCTAGTATAGGAACAAAACAAAATGCAAAGGGAATCATAAAATTATTCCAATGAAGTTCAAACTTAAACCATACAATCATGACAATAGCATATGAACATAAAATTGGGATCACATACTTCTGGTACGATGAATGCATTGCTGATTTTGTTCTTGTTCTGATAAGTTTAAACTCTCGTCATCAATTTCTGTCAAGTTAAGAATTTAACATCTTGGATCGAACAAACGGTGGCACATTCTTGACCAGACACCACCAACCCAATCATTACAATATTATGAACATCTCTTTCACTCCAAAACACTTGCCATTTCTGTAGGAATTGAGACATTGAGGAAAGAAACTAAATGGCCCTTGTCAGCATATATGCTGCCTTGACAAGTTTTTAATAGCTTTCTTCTTGGTGAGTACCTGCAAAAATGGacctaattaattttttgttcaatAACTACAATCAGGAATTTGGGCCAAAAGCTGAAATGATGGATTTTCACCTTTCCTCAATGCATTTCAGCTTCTTCCCTCTAATAAGGGCATTGTTGCTCAAACTGCTTGGAAAGAGCATATTTCGTGGTAGTAAAAGACGTAAACATTAGATAACTTGAAAAAGAATAGGGcaaagataaaataaacattGTCAATTTCTACTGGCTTGTTGGGctattaattattgaattatgcTAGCAACACACTCTTATTAACATACACGCTCTCTAATTGGTTGAAAATCAAATGAGACCCGCTAAATCTATGTGGGGCCAACATGATTTAGTGGGACCCATttaaatttcaatcaattagAGAGTGTGTGTTGAAAAGAGCTGTGTTAGAGAGTGTGTTGTTACCACTCCTCTTAATTATTTATTCGACCAAATAACAAAAGGTTACTTGCATCCTATTCATATAGCAGAAACACTAATCGTGGGTCTGTTAGTAATACAGTGGAAATGAATAAGGATCAAAGTTGTGTCAAGGTTAAAAATATTAACGGCAAACATTAACAAAAAGTCAAAAACACACTTCAACAATATAAAGGTCATTGCAGTCCAACTTTTCTGACAGACGGAAAAGAAGCATTTGCCAAACATTCTAACTAGTTCAACATTAACCActatatttgaaatcaaaacaaaagtaaTTGGACCTCATTGTATCTTCTTACATTACCTCTAGAGACCAATTCATGAATAAGTTTCTCTACTTAAtattcttattttgttttcagaAGAGCTAGAATTActttcttgaaattttttagcATTTCAGAAGCAGACATTTTACAACCTTTTAAAGCATGGCCATTGCTTCATTGGTCGTGGTGTCATATCTTGACGGTCAGGGATTTATAAAAACCTAGTTCCTTTGGAACACAACAAACACAATGACAAATCCATTGAACAATTGTTACTGTCATTATACTGACATATATTGGTTAAAAATTGCAATTATTTAGCTCAACCATTTAATATTTCTTAAAATGTCCTGGGTCTCTTTTCTCGATTGAATGGTGGATACACTACTATAGATTGCCCATAAGTGTAAAGTGAGACCCAGATCTTCGTAAGCAAGTATATGAGCACAGTAAGATGAAGCTGAAATCAATCTTAAACTTTGATTTGCATTATATCACTACAGAAAAAGGAAATAGCAGCCATGGGGAGCTGATACTGATAGCTCATGTAACATGGTATTTACGTATGCTACTAAGCTTAATATCATAGATACAGTCCCTGCCTTTCCCTCTTCCCTGATCTATAAGGCCCATTACataataaaaggaaaaggaTACAATAGTTTTAATACTATGTATTTTGAATTCTAAAGTAAGAACCAAAAAGTACCTTTCATCcgaaaaaaattgcatatgcTGCACTAGTACTTCGTTCCTGGCAGTCCGTTGCACGAAGGTGATAATCATAAAGGCCGAACTGGGTGAATAGCCAGACAGTGCATATACATCATTTCCATTGTTGCTTTTCTGCATTTGTCAAACAGATAATTATAAATATGAAGCTATTATAAAAGGTTAAGCAGTGTCAAAAGAAATGACGATCTGAAATTAGATGTAGTATGTCGAACCCCAAGCATGTGTTGACTAACTGATGTCTGCAGAGATCCTGCGTAAGATGCGAACTCCTTCAGAAAACTTTCATCATTTCAATAATGGAAGACTTTAACAGCTCAAatagataacaaaatattaagtTTTGCCTTGTGTTCAATTTGTGCTGCATTCTTCACAGTTATCTAGATCTGGAAAAGTCACCTACATTCAATAACAGGTTGCTGTCAGAATTGAACACAGCAAAAAAGCAGGATGCTTGAATCAtaccagaaagaaaaaaaaaaaaaaaaaaaaaaaaaaaaggatttatagagccaaattaataataaaaaaatgatttgagaAAGTAGGAAGGACGCAGTGGCAAGGCATATAGCATGTAGCttaaacataatataaaaaacagtCATTGGATCCTATCAAGAAATGTATAGTTTTGTTACAAAAGATAAATCAAATGCAAGGGAGGGACTTATAATTTCAATCTACAATTGACGAAGTGCGCAATTTTCCTATCAAAATGGTTCATTTCAAAAAAATGGTTGCAGGTCTTTAAGTTACATTACATTTAAGGCCAAACTTGATGGTGCCAAACTTTATGTGCAGAGATGGACCACTCATTTGACATCAACTATAACTGGAATAAACTTATGTGTCCCTACATGTTTGTTAACTGCATTAAGCATGTATGAAAAATCTCAGTACGGTATTTAGTATGACAAGTTGACAACATCCTTCAATCAGAAGATGCATAGAAAATCATGTGCACTTTATATTCCAACTTCATACATAAAATCAGTAAGTACTTACAATAACAAATTCCTCTGCTAACAATTGGCTGAAGCAAGGCACTTGTAGTCAAGATGCTCACTTTTGCAAAGTGCGGCTAGGTATTTGAGAACACGAGGAGGTGGATTAATGTCACGAATCACATTAACAAACTTCCATTCATACGAGTTGCTCCCAGATTTGAACACAGCATTGAAAAGTATTGTGTAAGTTACAATATCAGGAACCAAATTTTTCATATGCATTTCTCTGAAAAGGTTTATTGCTTCATCTATCCTCTCACTCTTGCAATATCCATCAATCATGATAGTATAACACATAACGTCAGGTTCCAAACCCCTTTTAATCATTTGGTTAAATAAGAAAACTGCCTCGTCAAGATGTTGCTTTTTCCATAAAGCATCTAACAAGATACTGTAAGTTATAGTATCTGGGAGTGGACCTTTAACATGCATCTCGTTAAGAAGCCTCCATGCATTTGAGATTCTCCCAGATCTGCACAAGCCATCAATAAGACAACTATAAGTTACAATATGAGGAACCAAATTCTTAAGATGCATATCTCTCAATAAATTCATGGCCTCACCCATTCTTCGACTCGTACAACACCCATGAATCAAAATGGTATAACTCCAAACATCAGGTGTCAAGCCACTTTCAACCAGTTGATTAAATAACAAAATCGCTTGGTCAAGACGCTTGCTTTTACACAAACCATCTAACAAGATACAACAAGTAACAATATCTGGCGTCAAACCGCTCCTATGCATTGTCTTTACGATCTCCCAAGCACCTGAGACTTCCCCAGCTTTACACAAGCAGTCAATCAAAGAATTATAAGTAACAATGTTCGGAACCACACCCTCACGACACATTTCATCAAAAACTCTCACAGCATCACGCACTCTCCCAACCTTACAATATCCatgaataaaaacattatacgTCCAAACATCACGCTTAAAACCCCACTCACCAATCGCATCAAACAACTCCCTCGCCATATCCACATTCCCCTTCAAACAATACCCACCCATCAAAGCGGTACACGTTACAATATTCGGCTCATAACCTCTGTTCAccatttcatcaaacatctcacgAGCTTCCACCAACATCCCATTTTTACACAACCCGTCAATCAAAACAGTAAAAACATAAACACTAACATCCAAACCCCTTCGAATCATCTCATCCACCAATCCAAAACCCTCCAAAAATTTCCCAACACCACACAATCCACGTATCAACGAACCATACGTAAATTCGTTCGGACAAACCCCATTTCCCATCATCTCATTATAAAACTCAAAACCCTCATCAACAAATCCATTTCTACACAAACAATCAATCACAATACTATACATAACAACATTTCCTTTCACAAAAAAACCATCCTTttccttctccttctccttctcaATCATTCTCAACAAATTCACAGCTTCATTCACCCTCCCGTTTTCACATAACCCATTAATCAAAATCCCATAACTAACCTCATTCAAACTAAACCCATTATTCACAATCTCATCATGAAACTCCAATGCTTTCAAAACACCACCATTAACACATAAACCTTTAAGAACAGTGTTTAATGCCACAGTATCTAAACCATAACCGCGTTTAAGTATCTTACCGAATatcgaaaaagaaaaagagacatGACCCAGATGGAAAAAACATGTGATAATAATAGTGAGAGTGATAATACAAGGTGTAATGAAGTTATTGTATTCATTCTGGTTGAAAAGTGCAATGGCGGTTGAATGTTGATTGGTTTTCATTAAGCATGTAAGGTGTTTGTTGAAATGAGCGAGTGAAGAATGAGAATGGAATGAATTTATGAAGCGAGGGAGAGAAGAGGTTTTTGCAGCGGTTGATCGATGGAAGAGTGTTGTGTGGCGTAATAACATTCTCTTCATGTTTTGGTGAAACATGAAGAGAATGGAGAATGGAGAACGGTTTTATGTTATGTGTTATTGAAGAAGGAAGTGGATGAAGATGAGTTTGAATGATTCGGCGGCGGGGTGGGGACTTGGAAGGTTTCCATGGCTGGTTTGGGGTTTTTTTACAGCTTATTTTCAACTTAGCCACTCAAgtattacaactttttttttttttttttttttttaaataatttaccCATTTTTTCTAGAGGAAATTTGATGTTGACACATTTCATTAGGCTGAGGCacacaaataaaatatgattttgccCACTCGACAGTTAACTCTCGAGGAAAACCTCgttagttaactgccgaaaattatgtttcatcagatgaaacagTCACCTGCTCCCCTACACAatatttcatcatcaactttcATACCACTTTCATCCAAACcccaaatccaaaaaaaaaattcatcaaatcttgctccaaaatcattcaagcatcaagcataggaggtatcaacacacttttgacgtAAAAAACAGGTATTGAGCATTTTAATCTGTTCATTTTTTGGCTTTGTTATGGGTTTTTACGTCAATTTACGTAGAACTCTGTCATGGAAATCCTCGGTAGCCTACTACCGAAGTAAATttcggtagtttactgccgaggaaaacttgtgaaaaattttcacaacgaaaaaatggcagcatgccatttttttccaatttttttttttaattcattatgacattgatgtttatgcattagttagttgttaattcatatttttgtgttgtttaattatagtaatggtagagaacgcggaagatgttccgggagagacaaaacaaaattttgtcgaAATTTTCGGAGATGTAAAACCGCCTAAGGTTGAAGCGGAAGATGtcatatttttgtgttgtttaattatggacactttgtaacgttttgatgaatttcaaacttttgtgtaatttgaaccaaatgtcggtttatttaattatggacaattgtaaaagatattgtatttttcttgtttatgacCGAATTTCTATGTTGTATGATTTATACTgcctttggaaatgctctgATTTAATTACATGTAAAAATTGGTCGAAAAATGGGctttagaattatgcagaacccACTGTCTGCATAATTGTTTTCCTCAGTTAACTATCGAGGTTTTTCTCGGCATGTCGATGGGATAAAagcgtattttactcgtgtgacacagccttatgcaatgtgtcaacaacaattttctttttagagTGAATATTTTACCCTTTCTTtctgatatttttaaaagagattaatttatttatttttttacaataaagtTAGTTTCATTCAAATGTTGAAATAACAAGAGTAGAATTAAATTAATCgtgttccctaaaaaaaactgaCGTGAGTTTGGATATTCCTCATCCATATTTCAAAGTCAAGGACATGTTATCAATACACATGGAAATTTCATAAGTCAAAAGTGCGTTAACAAATCAAACTCTTTcgggtcttgttaacaagtgtctcAGGACACTTTGTAAGCATTGATTACACGTTTTTTCATAAATGCTTACTACTTATGGTCATTAAACCATGTTCGGGGAGACATtcgttaacatttctcaaaTTTTAATTCTAACGACCAAACTTAATTCTTCCAACTATGGACAATggtgaaaaataatgaaagatACATCGTCTTTGATTGCATTCATCCTcggagaaaaaaaatgttattggtGATCATTGATTCCGACTATATGttgttttgaaatgactgaTTCAATCACATATTGACAATTTGTATGGCTGAGataatgttaaatttgatgataatcAGAATAAGCTCTTTATTTAAAATATGGTATCGAAAAAAGAGTcattcataaatatttcatcaaacacAGGTAGTATAAACTTGAAGTCgattaaaaataacaatagaacacaaatgaagaaacaaaacaagaaaataataaaaaacttcaACACAATTATTAGACCTCAAACCATAAAGCGATGGAGTGATCAAAACACAATTTTCATGGTGGCTTTCTAAGAGGGCACTTAGAGGTTCTTTCTTTAATTGAAGTTGTGATCACATAAAtctaggccccgtttggataaacagcttatataggtgcttatagcattagtgcttataacattagagcttatatgataagctcttatacttgataagctatttatgtttggatatgtacactaaaaagtacttacataaattgaagtgtttggatgtgatattacataagcaattatcgaaattttaaatatttttaatttaacaaaaaaattaaagaattgaaccacaattatcaagattttttttgataaattaatcaaggcgtaaaaaaacaatattataatatattaattatatatatatatatatatatatatatatatatatatattaatatagtataatcaatatttgtccttaaaaaatatcaatattcatataagacaaaattaacattagaggtgtaaataaacatatcatatatatatatattagtgtgcagtttgttacaaaaaaaaacaagttaaatttgtttttttattcagtttcattttgttacgtaacaaaaaaataataaaaatcttcttaaaaaaaaattaataaaaatcttagttacgtgtgttacttcaataagataagtatataacaattttgttactcatgcaccgccaaagataactaacattataattaaaatattccttaaaaaaaattataatttaaatatatgttttggaaaagtggatccagagagaatcgaaggaggttacataaattcataagctccttgttaagccagagggtaagctgaaaatttaggcttattaaaatatggcataagcagcttatgaaactatgataagctatttttatttatttacccaaacacctttaaaaaggcttataggagtagataagcccacgtaagctcaaaataaaccaatccaaacggggccctAGTATTGATGGGACACAATGACTGTCGTCACAAACCAGGTGAAAcaaattaacatcatttattTGGAGATAAACGAAGTGACAATAGTCATTGAAAACTAATACATGTAAGTGAAGAAGCCAAACTTCAAAACTCAAACACGACGTTCGACCtaacaattttaacatttttagcaGTTAAGCTATAATTTGTggataaattaacacaatttggGTAACTGCTACAAACGATTTTATCACAAAAATCATTACAAGCTACTTGATGCGATATATGAGATAAAACTCATGTTTCAAAAAATAGCATGTAAAGAACAAATcgaaatatatcattttatttttatatctatAATAAGCTAAAGCATGTGttccattattattttttatttttttgaaagaagcaTGTGTTCCATTATTTTGATACCCTGATTTAATGGAATTGAATTTTAGTCACTTAGTTGTTCGCTCAATAAAGATCAGACAATCAATTATAAATTGGGAGATTATTCACTTTAGTCCATgaataaaaaagaagttgtcactttagtcaatttagtccctgaatgcagatttcgttaatcaatttagtccctgaatatAGAAtccgttagtcaatttagtccctgaatgtagaACCcgttagtcactttagtccctgaaattGACCAACAACGTCTACATTCAGGGactgttttgcaatttctctacattcagggactaaagtgactactcTTTTTCCATTCAGGaactaaagtgactaattccCCATTATAAATTTGATTCAGTTAGGTCATTTCTTTATGATAAGGAAAACACAAATAGAAAAGTAGAGAGACATGGATGATAGTTTGAGACACTAAAATTCagacaacaaatttttttatcccTCCTCTTAATTTCTATCTTTTAGTTATGCAATTAGGAGCAAATATTTTCAGAAAAAACCACACATGATTCCAGAAATGTCCTTCcggaaaaaaaatgtgtaattgTGTTTTCGTCCGAAAATACACATCCAAacggcaaaaaaaaattgtaccttGTTTGGACGTGTACTTCCAAACGAACTTGGTGTGGCAAAAGTGGCTTCCATAAATTTTAGTCTCATGCCCACGCCCCAGTCTGGAGATCAATTACTAACGTATTGTCATTTTGTTTCATGTTCTTATCAATGCAACCTATATTGCAAGCACATTCAACAAAAGCAACATGAGGCTACTAAGCATATTTTCGATTGCATGACAGCTTTATCATTCTTATGTCCCGATGCAGTTAACATGAGAAGCTACAATTTACAGTTTTAGCTCGAACTTGCAGTAGTTAGGTTAACAGTTAACATACAAAGCATGAGAAATTGACTTGTGTACACCAAGTTTAAGTTGAAAGTCGAGATAGAATTCCACCAGGTATAAATTTTGATAGGAAACTCTAAAAGAACCATCTTATCTACACAAGAAACACCTCAGTAGATATGATAGACTTAAATTGCGCATGGAGGAGAGTAAAATCAAACAGTTATGccattaaacaacttaatttccTTTCTTtattgctttattttttattttaatttcctttCTTTGTTGCTTTTTTTATCTAagctcattaaaaaaattgtaaataaaaacaGTTACACCACAATCTGGTATGATATCCATTACTGTGAatctaaataaaaattgtaatcaAGAGCTTTTTCTCTCAGTCACCTACAAACAGTTACAATCAGATGAGTTTAATTGAAATAGACAACGCCTCATCCCGcaaaaagtagaagaaaaatgatTTCTTTCATTTAACAACCATCATCATGTTCACATTGGACATATATAATTGGAAATATAATCATCAGAGAGAAATCGCGATAATTCCAATATAAGAAAGATAGTAGATTTTGCAAGGAGAAGATCCTTAAGTATTGATAAGAAGGGCCAACAAGAATGCGGGTAATCCAACAGTTATAGATTAATGGAGATTAAAAATTAACTGGTTCATTTTCAAACTTAGTACATCCAAGATATCATTTGTTGTTACAATCTAATGGTGCAGTGAGTGGTTTACCTCAAAAATAGTTTTAGCTTCATCATTAAATGTTCTGCAAAGAATTTCATAACTCTTCTCCATCTGCATATGAGAACAGAAAAATTAACTTGTGCATAGAAATTTATAAC belongs to Medicago truncatula cultivar Jemalong A17 chromosome 6, MtrunA17r5.0-ANR, whole genome shotgun sequence and includes:
- the LOC25496655 gene encoding pentatricopeptide repeat-containing protein At3g22470, mitochondrial isoform X1, which encodes MFHQNMKRMLLRHTTLFHRSTAAKTSSLPRFINSFHSHSSLAHFNKHLTCLMKTNQHSTAIALFNQNEYNNFITPCIITLTIIITCFFHLGHVSFSFSIFGKILKRGYGLDTVALNTVLKGLCVNGGVLKALEFHDEIVNNGFSLNEVSYGILINGLCENGRVNEAVNLLRMIEKEKEKEKDGFFVKGNVVMYSIVIDCLCRNGFVDEGFEFYNEMMGNGVCPNEFTYGSLIRGLCGVGKFLEGFGLVDEMIRRGLDVSVYVFTVLIDGLCKNGMLVEAREMFDEMVNRGYEPNIVTCTALMGGYCLKGNVDMARELFDAIGEWGFKRDVWTYNVFIHGYCKVGRVRDAVRVFDEMCREGVVPNIVTYNSLIDCLCKAGEVSGAWEIVKTMHRSGLTPDIVTCCILLDGLCKSKRLDQAILLFNQLVESGLTPDVWSYTILIHGCCTSRRMGEAMNLLRDMHLKNLVPHIVTYSCLIDGLCRSGRISNAWRLLNEMHVKGPLPDTITYSILLDALWKKQHLDEAVFLFNQMIKRGLEPDVMCYTIMIDGYCKSERIDEAINLFREMHMKNLVPDIVTYTILFNAVFKSGSNSYEWKFVNVIRDINPPPRVLKYLAALCKSEHLDYKCLASANC
- the LOC25496655 gene encoding pentatricopeptide repeat-containing protein At1g12775, mitochondrial isoform X2, translating into MFHQNMKRMLLRHTTLFHRSTAAKTSSLPRFINSFHSHSSLAHFNKHLTCLMKTNQHSTAIALFNQNEYNNFITPCIITLTIIITCFFHLGHVSFSFSIFGKILKRGYGLDTVALNTVLKGLCVNGGVLKALEFHDEIVNNGFSLNEVSYGILINGLCENGRVNEAVNLLRMIEKEKEKEKDGFFVKGNVVMYSIVIDCLCRNGFVDEGFEFYNEMMGNGVCPNEFTYGSLIRGLCGVGKFLEGFGLVDEMIRRGLDVSVYVFTVLIDGLCKNGMLVEAREMFDEMVNRGYEPNIVTCTALMGGYCLKGNVDMARELFDAIGEWGFKRDVWTYNVFIHGYCKVGRVRDAVRVFDEMCREGVVPNIVTYNSLIDCLCKAGEVSGAWEIVKTMHRSGLTPDIVTCCILLDGLCKSKRLDQAILLFNQLVESGLTPDVWSYTILIHGCCTSRRMDLGESQMHGGFLTRCMLKVHSQIL
- the LOC11419305 gene encoding protein SEH1, with translation MAKELLSLDNGTTCSSWNYSSTRLATGSTDATFQIFDFKDPPSSSSNSLRSSFKSKVHEGNIVKIVWFPPEYGDAVACVSADGIVSLLEEIVEDSQPLQWKVRKTLGSSASKVLDVQFGISSTRLKMVAAYSDGHMRVFELLDPLELTNWQLQAEFQNVIESVSSFGKALCLSASITLNPQKGGSQESCFLVGFNSNTPELNSSKVWEFDQAHQRWLPVAELSLPEDKGDQVYAVAWAPNIGRPYEIIAVATHKGIGIWQLGLNPDHNGRLPVDRVAVLSGHEGAVWQMEWDMSGMTLATTGNDGMVRLWQSNLNGVWHQQAAFEPTS